Genomic DNA from Klebsiella variicola:
CGATAACAAAAGGATGATCTCGCCACAGCGGTTCGCGGTGATAGACATCCAGCGCCGCGCCGCCCAGCGGGCCGTGGCGCAGGGCATCAATTAGTGCCGCCTCGTCGACCACCGCCGCGCGAGAGGTATTGATCAGCAGCGCGCCGGGCTTCATGCTGTTTAACAGCGCCGCATTCACCAGCCCGTCACTGTGCGGCCCGCTGCTCAGGTGCAGGCTGACGATATCCGCCTCGCGGAACAGCGCCTCCAGGGTCGTTTTCTGTAGCCCTGGCTCATTGATATCCTCTGCGGCGACGAACGGATCCACCACCAACACCGCCATGCCGAACGCCCGGGCGATACGCGCCACCCGGCGGCCAATGTTGCCATACCCCACCAGCCCCAGCGTTTTATTGCGCAGTTCACTGCCTTTAAACACTTCATAGGGGCTTTCCGGGCTCACGTCCCAGACCACATCCCGCCGCAGACCCTGCTGGGTGGCGGCGGCGGCATTATCAGCCTGCGTGAATTCCCCCCGCTTCAGCGCCGCATGGGATTGCGGAATATGGCGCGCCAGGCTGAGCATCAGGCCAAGCGTCAGCTCCGCGGCGGCATCGGCATTGCGCCCCGGGGTGTAGAGCACCCGGATGCCGCGCGCCTGGGCGGCCTGGGTATCAATATTCACCGGATTCGCGCGAGTACAGGCGATCACCTGCAGGCGCGGACAGGCGGCCATTACCGCGTCTGTCACCTCATCATAGCTGGTCACCAGCACCTCGGCGTCATGGGCCAGCTCAATCAGCTGACCGGCGCTAAGTTTCGGTTTGCCCAGCGCCCATCCCTCCACCAGCAGCTCGCCCAGCTGGTGGAAGGCGCTAAGGTCGCCAGCATGCTCGGCGGTAAAAACGATTTTCATGGTTGTACGTCCTGAGAAAGAGGTTGAAGGGCGGCCTGTCTGGCCTGCCATACCGGCAGCATCTGCTCACGCAGCAGGCGGTAAACGGGATACAGCGCCGCGTAGCGGGCATGCGCCTGAGGGCGCGGCTG
This window encodes:
- a CDS encoding 2-hydroxyacid dehydrogenase — translated: MKIVFTAEHAGDLSAFHQLGELLVEGWALGKPKLSAGQLIELAHDAEVLVTSYDEVTDAVMAACPRLQVIACTRANPVNIDTQAAQARGIRVLYTPGRNADAAAELTLGLMLSLARHIPQSHAALKRGEFTQADNAAAATQQGLRRDVVWDVSPESPYEVFKGSELRNKTLGLVGYGNIGRRVARIARAFGMAVLVVDPFVAAEDINEPGLQKTTLEALFREADIVSLHLSSGPHSDGLVNAALLNSMKPGALLINTSRAAVVDEAALIDALRHGPLGGAALDVYHREPLWRDHPFVIEFDNVIITPHIAGATRESIAKHTAMIAADLQRYVAGEPLLYQWR